From Microlunatus capsulatus, a single genomic window includes:
- a CDS encoding sucrase ferredoxin, which yields MSLAPAPGRAGGPPRCADAAELRGDAGVGTAPPAARWLLLEHPGPWAVDAVPGSGVDPAVLVPLGAAAARSATRILLVRRPGRRPAPERRTWLLSGPGLGTVEGRWRTDADLVDAVAALGAPDPDPVLTGPSAPVLLVCAHGVHDTCCAVRGRPVAAALDRAHPGLVWECSHVGGDRFAPNVVVLPDGFYYGGLAPTTAVATVAAHLAGRVETAHLRGMSRYPPVQQAAVVAAHEAYGPLAAGAVVVTDARSVPATGTAGARTIVEMRVAGLPDAVRAEVVAERRPPTRLTCRAARDGVATEYRVERLG from the coding sequence GTGAGCCTGGCCCCCGCTCCGGGCCGGGCCGGCGGCCCGCCGCGCTGCGCCGACGCCGCCGAGCTGCGCGGCGACGCGGGCGTCGGCACCGCCCCGCCCGCCGCCCGATGGCTGCTGCTGGAGCACCCCGGGCCGTGGGCGGTCGACGCCGTCCCCGGCTCGGGGGTGGACCCGGCGGTCCTGGTCCCCCTGGGCGCCGCCGCCGCCCGGAGCGCGACGCGCATCCTGCTGGTCCGCCGGCCCGGCCGCCGACCGGCACCGGAGCGTCGCACCTGGCTGCTGAGCGGACCCGGCCTGGGCACCGTCGAGGGCCGCTGGCGCACCGACGCCGACCTGGTCGACGCCGTCGCCGCGCTGGGGGCGCCCGACCCCGACCCGGTGCTCACCGGGCCGTCGGCCCCCGTCCTGCTGGTCTGCGCCCACGGGGTGCACGACACCTGCTGCGCCGTCCGCGGCCGACCGGTGGCGGCCGCCCTGGACCGGGCCCACCCCGGGCTGGTCTGGGAGTGCAGCCACGTCGGCGGCGACCGCTTCGCCCCGAACGTCGTCGTGCTGCCCGACGGCTTCTACTACGGCGGGCTGGCCCCGACGACCGCCGTCGCCACCGTGGCCGCGCACCTGGCCGGCCGGGTGGAGACCGCGCACCTGCGCGGCATGTCGCGCTACCCGCCCGTGCAGCAGGCCGCCGTCGTCGCGGCGCACGAGGCCTACGGGCCGCTCGCGGCCGGGGCGGTCGTGGTCACGGACGCCCGCAGCGTGCCGGCCACCGGGACCGCCGGTGCCCGCACGATCGTCGAGATGCGGGTCGCCGGCCTCCCGGACGCGGTCCGGGCCGAGGTGGTCGCGGAGCGCCGCCCGCCGACCCGGCTCACCTGCCGGGCGGCCCGCGACGGCGTCGCGACCGAGTACCGGGTGGAGCGGCTCGGCTGA
- a CDS encoding BatC protein, translating to MSESTQGPSLGAADLEGPADGGADGITGIQDGGADGGADSGSEGPADGGAEGTPGVQDGGADGGAEGPADGGADGTPGVSDGGADGGADGGAEGPADGGADGTPGVSDGGADGGAEGPADGGADGTPGVSDGGADGGAEGPADGGADGTPGVSDGGADGGAH from the coding sequence ATGAGCGAATCGACGCAGGGTCCGAGCCTGGGCGCGGCGGACCTCGAGGGACCGGCCGACGGCGGCGCTGACGGCATCACGGGCATCCAGGACGGCGGGGCCGACGGCGGCGCCGACAGCGGCTCGGAGGGTCCCGCCGACGGCGGCGCCGAGGGCACCCCGGGCGTGCAGGACGGCGGGGCCGACGGCGGCGCCGAGGGTCCGGCCGACGGCGGCGCGGACGGCACCCCCGGTGTCTCCGACGGCGGTGCTGACGGCGGTGCTGACGGCGGGGCCGAGGGTCCGGCCGACGGCGGCGCGGACGGCACCCCCGGTGTCTCCGACGGCGGCGCGGACGGCGGCGCCGAGGGCCCCGCTGACGGTGGCGCGGACGGCACCCCCGGTGTCTCCGACGGCGGCGCGGACGGCGGCGCCGAGGGCCCGGCCGACGGCGGCGCCGACGGCACCCCCGGTGTCTCCGACGGCGGCGCCGACGGCGGCGCGCACTGA
- a CDS encoding ROK family transcriptional regulator has protein sequence MAGEQGRQLPRLALLRELTDQHVLGRLLDGSALTRAEIAARTGISKPTISESVRRLVEGGLLEEAGQQTGRRGPSGTYVRVRRAAASALAVSVGPDGVRVERYDVTGEPVGHVERAVQVPTDAEQLAPVLTSAVRDALAGPGGPVGSIAVSVAGPVDQATGRLVALPDSPFVLGELAPVELLAPLVDVTPQVDNDVNWAALAEHHEGAARDLEEFFFVYLGPGIGAASVGGGVVRHGAGGLAGELAHVLTTGPDGRSTRLLAGLAAEGLLVPGSSALDVDRILAALAGAPDDDGLATRLARAVAGALASVTALLNPRAVVLGGPWGLAPGFDAAVRVELDALAVVPTELRRSALGDAAPLAGARVAAVRRLQEGLRAPSAETGEQKSGPSDVSAARPALPTGTVSDPPIVLTSQ, from the coding sequence ATGGCGGGCGAGCAGGGACGGCAGCTGCCCCGGCTGGCGCTGCTCCGCGAGCTGACCGACCAGCACGTGCTGGGCCGGCTGCTGGACGGCTCGGCCCTCACCCGCGCCGAGATCGCGGCCCGCACCGGGATCTCGAAGCCGACGATCTCCGAGAGCGTCCGACGGCTGGTCGAGGGCGGGCTGCTGGAGGAGGCCGGGCAGCAGACCGGCCGGCGCGGACCCAGCGGCACCTACGTCCGGGTGCGACGGGCCGCGGCGTCGGCCCTGGCGGTGTCGGTGGGGCCGGACGGGGTCCGCGTCGAGCGCTACGACGTCACCGGCGAGCCGGTGGGCCACGTGGAGCGCGCGGTCCAGGTGCCGACCGACGCCGAGCAGCTCGCCCCGGTGCTCACCAGTGCCGTCCGCGACGCCCTGGCCGGGCCGGGCGGACCCGTCGGCAGCATCGCCGTCAGCGTGGCCGGGCCGGTCGACCAGGCCACCGGGCGACTGGTCGCCCTGCCCGACTCCCCCTTCGTCCTCGGCGAGCTCGCACCCGTGGAGCTGCTCGCCCCCCTCGTCGACGTCACGCCGCAGGTGGACAACGACGTCAACTGGGCCGCGCTGGCCGAGCACCACGAGGGCGCGGCCCGCGACCTCGAGGAGTTCTTCTTCGTCTACCTGGGGCCGGGCATCGGCGCGGCCTCGGTGGGCGGGGGCGTCGTCCGGCACGGGGCGGGCGGGCTGGCCGGCGAGCTGGCCCACGTGCTGACGACCGGTCCCGACGGCCGGAGCACGCGGCTGCTGGCCGGGCTCGCCGCGGAGGGCCTGCTCGTCCCCGGCTCCTCGGCGCTGGACGTCGACCGCATCCTGGCCGCGCTGGCCGGCGCACCGGACGACGACGGGCTCGCCACCCGGCTGGCGCGCGCCGTCGCCGGCGCCCTCGCCTCGGTGACCGCCCTGCTGAACCCGCGGGCCGTCGTCCTCGGGGGGCCCTGGGGGCTGGCGCCGGGCTTCGACGCCGCCGTCCGGGTTGAGCTGGACGCGCTGGCCGTGGTGCCGACGGAGCTGCGCAGGTCGGCCCTGGGTGACGCGGCGCCGCTGGCCGGCGCCCGGGTCGCGGCCGTCCGCCGGCTGCAGGAGGGGCTCCGCGCGCCGTCGGCGGAGACCGGGGAGCAGAAGAGCGGGCCGTCCGACGTCTCCGCCGCACGACCCGCCCTCCCGACTGGCACGGTGTCCGATCCCCCGATTGTCCTCACGTCCCAGTGA
- a CDS encoding cupin domain-containing protein: protein MLPRLVAVDPETFAREHWGRSALLSPAGDLPQDFSDLLSSDAVDELVSERGLRTPFLRVAKNGSTLADKTFTAPGGVGAGIADQVSDDKLVSLFADGSTMVLQALHRVWPPIIALCQQLAAELGHPVQANAYVTPPQNQGFSNHYDVHDVFVLQIEGEKRWQIHAPVLESPLRDQPWSDRKAAVAARAAEEPLLEAVLKPGDCLYLPRGYLHAATALGGVSTHLTIGVHSWTRYALAEQLLQQALRTVAADPVVRGSLALGVDLGRPEDLAGDVDVVRDALVAALGAADRGRLSEVLDAGARGTQRAAPVGPLRQLRTAQELEPGTVLALRGHLAARLVPRGAGAVLRSRAADLPLVEAELAAVGQLLEAGSATTAALGEDLARRLVLAGLVVAG from the coding sequence GTGCTCCCCCGCCTCGTCGCCGTCGACCCCGAGACCTTCGCCCGCGAGCACTGGGGCCGCAGCGCCCTGCTGTCCCCCGCCGGCGACCTGCCCCAGGACTTCAGCGACCTGCTGAGCTCCGACGCCGTCGACGAGCTCGTCTCCGAGCGCGGGCTGCGGACCCCCTTCCTGCGGGTCGCCAAGAACGGCTCCACGCTGGCCGACAAGACCTTCACCGCCCCGGGCGGCGTCGGCGCCGGCATCGCCGACCAGGTCAGCGACGACAAGCTCGTCAGCCTCTTCGCCGACGGCTCGACGATGGTCCTCCAGGCGCTGCACCGCGTCTGGCCGCCGATCATCGCGCTGTGCCAGCAGCTGGCCGCCGAGCTGGGTCACCCGGTGCAGGCCAACGCCTACGTCACCCCGCCCCAGAACCAGGGCTTCAGCAACCACTACGACGTGCACGACGTGTTCGTGCTGCAGATCGAGGGCGAGAAGCGCTGGCAGATCCACGCGCCCGTCCTGGAGTCGCCGCTGCGCGACCAGCCCTGGAGCGACCGCAAGGCCGCCGTCGCCGCCCGGGCGGCCGAGGAGCCGCTCCTCGAGGCGGTCCTCAAGCCGGGTGACTGCCTGTACCTGCCGCGGGGCTACCTGCACGCGGCGACCGCCCTGGGCGGGGTCAGCACCCACCTGACCATCGGCGTGCACAGCTGGACCCGCTACGCCCTCGCCGAGCAGCTGCTGCAGCAGGCGCTGCGGACCGTGGCCGCGGACCCCGTCGTGCGCGGGTCGCTGGCCCTCGGCGTCGACCTGGGACGGCCGGAGGACCTCGCCGGCGACGTCGACGTCGTCCGGGACGCCCTCGTCGCCGCTCTCGGCGCCGCCGACCGCGGGCGGCTGTCGGAGGTGCTCGACGCCGGCGCCCGCGGCACGCAGCGCGCCGCACCCGTCGGCCCGCTCCGCCAGCTGCGGACCGCGCAGGAGCTGGAGCCCGGCACGGTGCTGGCGCTGCGGGGCCACCTGGCCGCCCGGCTGGTGCCTCGCGGCGCCGGAGCGGTGCTGCGGAGCCGGGCCGCCGACCTGCCGCTGGTCGAGGCCGAGCTGGCCGCCGTCGGTCAGCTGCTGGAGGCCGGCAGCGCCACCACCGCCGCGCTCGGGGAGGACCTGGCCCGACGGCTGGTGCTCGCCGGGCTGGTCGTCGCCGGGTGA
- a CDS encoding DEAD/DEAH box helicase, whose translation MPDPSDVPAWDALLGNEAITAMVGSDAFARALVYARSGRVHDVRLDEDAMTVSGRVRGSYRDDYEVTVHLNPSRSGATTVYRGQCTCPVVLDCKHAAAVLVVARTSTALRHQVDRPEWEVALERLLAAPDPEPLETAAPLALEFEVERIPAYRGYAGRQDLRMRPVRQGRSGGWVRSGISWEDLDFVARSYRAEHRELLLQFRAAAGAGARYALPRTPWLSLGTVTSAFWALLDQAAAAGLDLLMAKPLTGPVRTTERASVTLDVRRAGAAGLLVGPRVVLGGRRLDLPSVGVLGEPAHGIFAVSADAEGAERLVVSRLEQLLSRELRQLVVDAKPLLVPARDEERFLGEFAPQLRHKVGLGSADASVALPERVLPVLALRVGFGSGHRVRLDWSVRYGTGEGVREHALDEPAGRPGLRDPAAEAALVEALPLPYDELPVLAAPHAAPPRPAPHVELPEAAALVFVDRVLPALEQAGVAVELVGEVVAYRRSDAEPAVAVSARERDGSTDWFDLHIEVSIEGEAVPFEQLFAALTRGDEYLVLETGVYFALDRPELQRLRELIEESKALVEDAPDDEPGLAISREQASLWQDLVGLGSVLDASTRWTAAVRGLAGTSEVPAVEDPAGLRAELRPYQREGYRWLAHLEASGLGGVLADDMGLGKTLQVLALVAHARERAPGPPFLVVAPTSVVTNWAREAATFTPDLRVVVVGESEAKRTRGRGGAERSLAALVAGADVVVTSYALLRIDEEVWAAQDWAGLILDEAQFVKNHRSKTYLSARRVAVPFTVAVTGTPLENDLMDLWSLLSLSAPGLFPDPDRFSSYYRRPIERAGDQDKLAQLRRRIRPLVLRRTKESVAPELPPKQEQVVEVVLQPKHLRIYQTHLQRERQKVLGLLEDVEANRFTILGSLTRLRQLSLDAALVDPEHANVPSAKTELLVSDLEQLVAEGHRALVFSQFTSFLARVRERLDAAGLPHAYLDGRTRDRDAVVQSFRDGSAPVFLISLKAGGFGLNLTEADYCFLLDPWWNPAAEAQAVDRTHRIGQDKTVMVYRMVAQDTIEQKVMELKARKGELFSSVLGEDALASSRLTADDIRALVTG comes from the coding sequence GTGCCTGACCCGAGTGACGTGCCCGCCTGGGACGCGCTGCTGGGCAACGAGGCGATCACCGCGATGGTCGGCAGCGACGCGTTCGCCCGCGCTCTGGTCTACGCCCGCTCCGGCCGGGTGCACGACGTCCGGCTGGACGAGGACGCGATGACCGTGTCCGGGCGGGTCCGCGGCAGCTACCGCGACGACTACGAGGTGACGGTCCACCTCAACCCGTCCCGCTCGGGGGCGACGACGGTCTACCGCGGCCAGTGCACCTGCCCGGTGGTGCTGGACTGCAAGCACGCCGCGGCCGTGCTCGTGGTCGCCCGGACCAGCACCGCCCTGCGGCACCAGGTCGACCGCCCCGAGTGGGAGGTGGCCCTCGAACGGCTGCTGGCCGCGCCCGACCCCGAGCCTCTGGAGACCGCCGCCCCGCTCGCGCTGGAGTTCGAGGTCGAGCGGATCCCCGCCTACCGCGGGTACGCCGGCCGCCAGGACCTGCGGATGCGCCCGGTCCGGCAGGGCCGCAGCGGCGGCTGGGTCAGGAGCGGCATCTCCTGGGAGGACCTCGACTTCGTCGCGCGCTCCTACCGGGCCGAGCACCGCGAGCTGCTGCTGCAGTTCCGGGCCGCAGCCGGCGCCGGGGCGCGCTACGCCCTGCCGCGGACGCCCTGGCTGTCGCTCGGCACCGTCACCAGCGCCTTCTGGGCGCTGCTGGACCAGGCGGCCGCCGCGGGGCTGGACCTGCTGATGGCCAAGCCGCTCACCGGACCGGTCCGCACGACCGAGCGCGCCAGCGTCACCCTCGACGTGCGCCGGGCCGGGGCCGCGGGCCTGCTCGTGGGTCCGCGGGTGGTGCTCGGCGGCCGCCGCCTGGACCTGCCGTCGGTCGGCGTGCTGGGCGAGCCCGCGCACGGGATCTTCGCCGTCTCGGCCGACGCCGAGGGCGCCGAGCGCCTCGTGGTCTCCCGCCTGGAGCAGCTGCTCAGCCGCGAGCTCCGGCAGCTGGTCGTGGACGCGAAGCCGCTGCTGGTGCCGGCCCGGGACGAGGAGCGGTTCCTCGGGGAGTTCGCGCCGCAGCTGCGGCACAAGGTGGGCCTCGGCTCGGCCGACGCCTCCGTGGCCCTGCCCGAGCGCGTCCTGCCGGTGCTGGCCCTGCGGGTCGGCTTCGGCTCCGGGCACCGCGTCCGGCTGGACTGGTCGGTGCGCTACGGCACCGGCGAGGGCGTCCGGGAGCACGCCCTGGACGAGCCCGCCGGCCGGCCCGGGCTGCGGGACCCGGCCGCCGAGGCCGCGCTGGTCGAGGCGCTGCCGCTGCCCTACGACGAGCTGCCGGTGCTCGCCGCGCCGCACGCCGCCCCGCCCCGGCCGGCCCCGCACGTCGAGCTGCCCGAGGCGGCCGCGCTGGTCTTCGTCGACCGGGTGCTGCCCGCCCTGGAGCAGGCCGGCGTCGCCGTCGAGCTGGTGGGGGAGGTGGTCGCCTACCGGCGCAGCGACGCCGAGCCCGCCGTCGCCGTCTCCGCCCGGGAGCGCGACGGCAGCACCGACTGGTTCGACCTGCACATCGAGGTGAGCATCGAGGGCGAGGCGGTGCCGTTCGAGCAGCTCTTCGCCGCGCTCACCCGCGGGGACGAGTACCTGGTCCTGGAGACCGGGGTCTACTTCGCCCTCGACCGCCCCGAGCTGCAGCGGCTGCGCGAGCTCATCGAGGAGTCGAAGGCCCTCGTGGAGGACGCGCCCGACGACGAGCCGGGGCTGGCGATCAGCCGGGAGCAGGCGAGCCTGTGGCAGGACCTCGTCGGGCTCGGCTCGGTGCTCGACGCCTCGACCCGCTGGACCGCCGCCGTCCGCGGCCTGGCCGGGACCAGCGAGGTGCCGGCGGTCGAGGACCCGGCGGGCCTGCGCGCCGAGCTGCGGCCCTACCAGCGGGAGGGCTACCGCTGGCTCGCGCACCTGGAGGCCTCGGGCCTGGGCGGCGTGCTCGCCGACGACATGGGGCTGGGGAAGACGCTGCAGGTGCTCGCCCTGGTGGCGCACGCTCGCGAGCGGGCGCCGGGCCCGCCGTTCCTCGTCGTGGCCCCCACCAGCGTGGTGACGAACTGGGCCCGCGAGGCCGCGACCTTCACCCCCGACCTGCGGGTGGTGGTGGTCGGGGAGTCCGAGGCCAAGCGGACGCGGGGGCGCGGCGGGGCGGAGCGCTCGCTCGCCGCCCTGGTGGCCGGCGCCGACGTCGTCGTCACCTCCTACGCGCTGCTGCGGATCGACGAGGAGGTGTGGGCGGCCCAGGACTGGGCCGGGCTGATTCTCGACGAGGCCCAGTTCGTCAAGAACCACCGGTCCAAGACCTACCTGAGCGCCCGCCGGGTGGCCGTCCCCTTCACCGTCGCCGTCACCGGGACGCCGCTGGAGAACGACCTGATGGACCTGTGGTCGCTGCTGTCGCTGAGCGCCCCGGGGCTGTTCCCCGATCCCGACCGGTTCAGCTCCTACTACCGGCGGCCGATCGAGCGGGCGGGGGACCAGGACAAGCTGGCCCAGCTGCGGCGCCGGATCCGACCGCTGGTGCTTCGCCGCACCAAGGAGAGCGTGGCGCCCGAGCTGCCGCCCAAGCAGGAGCAGGTCGTCGAGGTCGTCCTGCAGCCGAAGCACCTGCGGATCTACCAGACCCACCTGCAGCGGGAGCGGCAGAAGGTGCTGGGCCTGCTCGAGGACGTGGAGGCCAACCGCTTCACGATCCTGGGCTCGCTCACCCGGCTGCGCCAGCTGAGCCTCGACGCCGCCCTGGTCGACCCCGAGCACGCGAACGTCCCCTCGGCCAAGACCGAGCTGCTGGTGTCCGACCTCGAGCAGCTGGTCGCCGAGGGCCACCGGGCGCTGGTCTTCAGCCAGTTCACCAGCTTCCTCGCCCGGGTGCGCGAGCGGCTGGACGCGGCCGGGCTGCCCCACGCCTACCTCGACGGGCGCACCCGGGACCGGGACGCGGTGGTGCAGAGCTTCCGCGACGGGTCGGCGCCCGTGTTCCTCATCAGCCTCAAGGCCGGTGGTTTCGGGCTCAACCTCACCGAGGCCGACTACTGCTTCCTGCTGGACCCCTGGTGGAACCCGGCGGCGGAGGCGCAGGCCGTCGACCGCACGCACCGGATCGGCCAGGACAAGACGGTGATGGTCTACCGGATGGTCGCCCAGGACACGATCGAGCAGAAGGTGATGGAGCTGAAGGCCCGCAAGGGCGAGCTGTTCAGCTCGGTGCTGGGGGAGGACGCCCTCGCCAGCAGCCGGCTGACGGCCGACGACATCCGCGCCCTCGTCACCGGCTGA
- a CDS encoding DUF1479 domain-containing protein, translated as MSTDTPTGLPHWETIPDDIPAATREIKRALRARIEASGRSVADVFAEVEEGVRAEVADIVATRARGEQVWPEIAYADIEAGTVSEAQLAQLARRGCVVVRGHFPREQAEAWDRAAVDYVDGNQFFEHYTGPADDFFGTLAMSKPEIYPIYWSRSQMEARQSPRMATVQSFLNARWTHESEGRVWFDPDVDTMYPDRIRRRPPGTDSGGLGTHLDPGTLDLWMSEGYQRHFRHLFSGDVAAYDPWDAAYRTDAVQYPGSTMCSAFRTFQGWTALSEMDHDQGVLHTVPIPGAMAYLMLRPLLDDVPEDDMCGVQPNRTFPVDERWHPLLLEGLAGIPDVAPGDSVWWHCDMIHAVAPVTDQKGWGNVMYIPAAPRCTKNETYVAGVREAFLEGRSPGDFPVEDYEAGWPDRFGVEDLNAIGRRGLGLEPAPV; from the coding sequence ATGAGCACCGACACCCCGACCGGCCTGCCGCACTGGGAGACGATCCCCGACGACATCCCCGCGGCGACGCGGGAGATCAAGCGCGCGCTGCGCGCCCGCATCGAGGCGTCGGGGCGCAGCGTCGCCGACGTCTTCGCCGAGGTGGAGGAGGGCGTCCGCGCCGAGGTCGCCGACATCGTGGCCACCCGGGCCCGGGGCGAGCAGGTGTGGCCCGAGATCGCCTACGCCGACATCGAGGCGGGCACCGTCAGCGAGGCCCAGCTCGCGCAGCTGGCGCGGCGCGGGTGCGTCGTGGTCCGCGGTCACTTCCCGCGCGAGCAGGCCGAGGCCTGGGACCGCGCGGCGGTCGACTACGTCGACGGCAACCAGTTCTTCGAGCACTACACCGGCCCGGCCGACGACTTCTTCGGCACCCTGGCGATGTCCAAGCCCGAGATCTACCCGATCTACTGGTCGCGCTCGCAGATGGAGGCGCGCCAGTCGCCGCGGATGGCCACCGTCCAGTCCTTCCTCAACGCGCGCTGGACGCACGAGTCCGAGGGCCGGGTCTGGTTCGACCCCGACGTCGACACCATGTACCCCGACCGGATCCGCCGACGCCCGCCGGGCACCGACTCGGGCGGGCTGGGCACGCACCTGGACCCCGGCACCCTCGACCTGTGGATGTCGGAGGGCTACCAGCGCCACTTCCGCCACCTCTTCTCCGGCGACGTCGCGGCCTACGACCCCTGGGACGCCGCCTACCGGACCGACGCCGTGCAGTACCCGGGCTCGACGATGTGCTCGGCCTTCCGCACCTTCCAGGGCTGGACGGCCCTCAGCGAGATGGACCACGACCAGGGCGTGCTGCACACGGTGCCGATCCCGGGCGCGATGGCCTACCTCATGCTCCGCCCGCTGCTGGACGACGTCCCCGAGGACGACATGTGCGGCGTCCAGCCCAACCGGACCTTCCCGGTCGACGAGAGGTGGCACCCGCTGCTGCTGGAGGGCCTGGCCGGGATCCCCGACGTCGCCCCCGGCGACTCGGTCTGGTGGCACTGCGACATGATCCACGCGGTCGCCCCGGTGACCGACCAGAAGGGCTGGGGCAACGTCATGTACATCCCGGCCGCGCCGCGGTGCACCAAGAACGAGACCTACGTCGCCGGTGTCCGGGAGGCGTTCCTCGAGGGCCGGAGCCCGGGTGACTTCCCCGTCGAGGACTACGAGGCCGGCTGGCCCGACCGGTTCGGCGTCGAGGACCTCAACGCGATCGGCCGCCGCGGCCTGGGGCTGGAGCCCGCGCCGGTCTGA
- a CDS encoding aldo/keto reductase → MEYTHLGRTGLSVSRLCLGTMNFGPQTDEDVAHGIMDTAHTQGVNFFDTANGYGGEGHRGWTEEIIGRWFAQGGGRREKTVLATKVYGDMGTWPNEGKLSALNIRRALDASLKRLQTDYVDVYQFHHIDRNTPWDEIWQAVDVAIAQGKILYAGSSNFAGWHIAQAQAAAAERHSVGLVSEQSLYNLLVRDIELEVIPAAEHYGLGIIPWSPLQGGLLGGVVKKTEEGKRRLEGRSAQSLEEHRDQLTAYEDFAEQLGHQPGDLALAWLLHQRAVTAPIIGPRTPEQFDGALRAVDIRLDEAALSRLDEIFPGHKTAPEDYAW, encoded by the coding sequence ATGGAGTACACCCACCTCGGCCGCACCGGCCTCAGCGTCTCGCGCCTCTGCCTCGGCACCATGAACTTCGGTCCCCAGACCGACGAGGACGTCGCGCACGGCATCATGGACACCGCCCACACCCAGGGCGTCAACTTCTTCGACACCGCGAACGGCTACGGCGGCGAGGGCCACCGCGGCTGGACCGAGGAGATCATCGGCCGCTGGTTCGCCCAGGGCGGCGGGCGGCGCGAGAAGACCGTGCTCGCCACCAAGGTCTACGGCGACATGGGCACCTGGCCCAACGAGGGCAAGCTGTCCGCCCTCAACATCCGCCGCGCCCTCGACGCCAGCCTCAAGCGGCTGCAGACCGACTACGTCGACGTCTACCAGTTCCACCACATCGACCGGAACACCCCCTGGGACGAGATCTGGCAGGCGGTCGACGTCGCGATCGCCCAGGGCAAGATCCTCTACGCCGGCAGCAGCAACTTCGCCGGCTGGCACATCGCCCAGGCCCAGGCGGCCGCGGCGGAGCGCCACAGCGTCGGCCTGGTCAGCGAGCAGTCGCTCTACAACCTGCTGGTCCGCGACATCGAGCTCGAGGTGATCCCCGCCGCGGAGCACTACGGCCTGGGCATCATCCCCTGGTCCCCGCTGCAGGGCGGCCTGCTGGGCGGCGTGGTGAAGAAGACCGAGGAGGGCAAGCGCCGGCTCGAGGGCCGCTCCGCGCAGAGCCTCGAGGAGCACCGCGACCAGCTCACGGCGTACGAGGACTTCGCCGAGCAGCTGGGCCACCAGCCGGGCGACCTCGCGCTGGCCTGGCTGCTGCACCAGCGTGCGGTGACGGCGCCGATCATCGGCCCGCGCACCCCCGAGCAGTTCGACGGCGCCCTGCGCGCGGTCGACATCCGCCTGGACGAGGCGGCGCTCAGCCGGCTGGACGAGATCTTCCCTGGGCACAAGACCGCCCCCGAGGACTACGCCTGGTAG